Proteins encoded within one genomic window of Ranitomeya variabilis isolate aRanVar5 chromosome 4, aRanVar5.hap1, whole genome shotgun sequence:
- the LOC143767659 gene encoding uncharacterized protein LOC143767659 translates to MPQDTIEVNAITADIPSSLHSKDLSSDPLKQVLSSDSLPTTKENKISKISIKKQTAPKSKKLISPSEYGNIFPLEKSFLKHQIIHTADNRFSCSKCGKCFNQNSDFVIHQRIHTGAKPFSCSECGKCFSHKSDLLKHQRIHTGEKPFSCSECEKCFNSKTHLASHQRTHTGEKPFSCSECGKCFSHKSDLLKHQRIHTGEKPFSCSECGKCFNRKSGFVIHQRIHTGEKPFSCSECGKCFNRKTNLASHQRTHTGEKPFSCSECGKCFNSKTHLASHQRTHTGEKPFSCSECGKCFSHKSDLLKHQRIHTGEKPFSCSECGKCFNRESGFVIHQRIHTGEKPFSCSECGKCFNRKTHLASHQRTHTGEKPFSCSECGKCFNHKSDLLKHQRTHTGDKPFSCSECGKCFSHKSDLLKHQKIHTREKPFSCSECGKCFNQKSGFVIHQRIHTGEKPFSCSECGKCFNQKSGFVIHQRIHTGEKPFSCSECGKCFSHKSDLLKHQRIHTGERPFSCSECEKCFNSKTHLASHQRTHTGEKPFSCLECGKCFNQKTLLDRHQRTHTGEKPFSCSECGKCFNSKTHLASHQRTHTGEKPFSCSECGKCFNQKTHLDRHQRTHTGEKPFSCSECGKCFNRKTNLASHQRTHTGEKLFSCSECGKCFNLKSYLLKHQRIHTGERPFSCSECGKCFNLKSYLLKHQRIHTGRSLFHVLKVGNLLG, encoded by the coding sequence atgccacaggatacaattgaagtgaatgccattactgcagatataccatcatcccttcacagcaaagatctgtcatctgatcctttgaaacaggtcctgtcttctgattcattaccgactactaaggaaaataaaattagtaaaataagcattaaaaaacaaactgctcctaaatcaAAGAAGTTGATTTCaccttcagaatatggaaatatttTTCCCCTTGAAAAGTCTTTTCTGAAACATCAAATAATTCACACAGCAGACaacagattttcttgttccaagtgtgggaaatgttttaaccagaattcagattttgttatacaccagagaattcacacaggggcgaagcctttttcctgttcagaatgtgggaaatgttttagccataaatcagatttgcttaagcaccagagaattcacacaggggagaagcctttttcctgttcagaatgtgagaaatgttttaacagTAAAACGCATCTGgctagccaccagagaactcacacaggggagaagcctttttcctgttcagaatgtgggaaatgttttagccataaatcagatttgcttaagcaccagagaattcacacaggggagaagcctttttcctgttcagaatgtgggaaatgttttaacaggaaatcaggttttgttatacaccagagaattcacacaggggagaagcctttttcctgttcagaatgtgggaaatgttttaaccgtaaaacgaatctggctagccaccagagaactcacacaggggagaagcctttttcctgttcagaatgtgggaaatgttttaacagtaaAACGCATCTGgctagccaccagagaactcacacaggggagaagcctttttcctgttcagaatgtgggaaatgttttagccataaatcagatttgcttaagcaccagagaattcacacaggggagaagcctttttcctgttcagaatgtgggaaatgttttaacagggaATCAGgttttgttatacaccagagaattcacacaggggagaagcctttttcctgttcagaatgtgggaaatgttttaaccgtaaaacgcatctggctagccaccagagaactcacacaggggagaagcctttttcctgttcagaatgtgggaaatgttttaaccataaatcagatttgcttaagcaccagagaactcacacaggggataagcctttttcctgttcagaatgtgggaaatgttttagccataaaTCAGACTTGCTTAAGCACCAAAAAATTCACAcgcgggagaagcctttttcctgttcagaatgtgggaaatgttttaaccagaaatcaggttttgttatacaccagagaattcacacaggggagaagcctttttcctgttcagaatgtgggaaatgttttaaccagaaatcaggttttgttatacaccagagaattcacacaggggagaagcctttttcctgttcagaatgtgggaaatgttttagccataaatcagatttgcttaagcaccagagaattcacacaggggagcggcctttttcctgttcagaatgtgagaaatgttttaacagTAAAACGCATCTGgctagccaccagagaactcacacaggggagaagcctttttcctgtttagaatgtgggaaatgttttaaccagaaaacacttcttgatagacaccagagaacccacacaggggagaagcctttttcctgttcagaatgtgggaaatgttttaacagtaaAACGCATCTAgctagccaccagagaactcacacaggggagaagcctttttcctgttcagaatgcgggaaatgttttaaccagaaaacacatcttgatagacaccagagaacccacacaggggagaagcctttttcctgttcagaatgtgggaaatgttttaaccgtaaaacgaatctggctagccaccagagaacgcacacaggggagaagcttttttcctgttcagaatgtgggaaatgttttaaccttaaatcatatttgcttaagcaccagagaattcacacaggggagaggcctttttcctgttcagaatgtgggaaatgttttaacctgaaatcatatttgcttaagcaccagagaattcacacggggagaagcctttttcatgttcttaagGTCGGAAatcttttaggctag